In Paludibaculum fermentans, the genomic stretch TGGACGGCCTGCCGGTCGGATTCGACGCAAGTGTGCGTCCCGCCTGGGAAGATGCCTTCTACTTCGTTGTAGCTGCCGATCGATTTCGTGTGATTGACGAGTTGCTTCGTCGCCAGGTCGATGGTCCAGACCGATCCCAGCCCCTTGGGCTCGTAGCAGGTGAAGGTCATTTTGCGGTCGTTGTCGAAGAAGTCCTGCGCCTCGAGCGTGCAGGAGTTGTCGGGACTGGAGTGGACGACATGCTGGTTCTTCAGCGCCGGCTGGGGTCCCGAAAGATCTACTTCGGCCACGATCAGGTTCGACGCGCCGCGGGGCAGAGCCGGGTTCTGGCCGCTGGTCTCGGAGAACGAAATCAGCATCGACTGCTTCGACAAGGCCGCGCCCTCGCTCATCTTCTGGCCCAGCTTCACTGGCTTCGAGCCCGGCTTCTTCGACAGGAACCAGAGCTCGTTGTCACGCCCACGGCTGGTGTGAATGTCGGTGAACTTCTCGGCGCCGATCAGAATATAGTCGCCGGAAGACAGGTGCATCACGCGCAGGAAGGCTCCACCCGGGACATTGCAGGTGAGACAGCGGATCTGGCGCGTCTTCAGGTCGATGCTGAATGCGTCGCCGAAGCTCTTGGCCATGAAGGCCACCGAAGTATTCGAGGGCGAGAAGTCGGCCCGTTCTCCGAAATGCGTCAGCACTTCGATGTTCTTCGGAAGGTTCTCCAGCGGGCTGGATTGCTTGCGGGGCGACTGCGCGAGGAGGGGGAGGGCGATGAGGGAGGCGAGGAGGAGCTTCATGGCTGCGACGTTGAGTCGAAACCAATGTACTGCACCTCTTCCTCCAGGTCGATGCCATACCGCTCATGGACACGCCGCTTTAACTCCGCCACCAGGCGGCGGACTTCAGCCGCGGTGCCGTCTCCGACGTTGAAGATCGTGTTGGCGTGATAGTCGGCCACACGGATCCCGCCCTCAAAAAGGCCGCGCGCGCCTACTTGATCGAGAAACCAGGCTGAGGGCACCTTGCCGCCTTTGACCACTTCCGCCGGAACCTCGGCGCGACTCGCGGCGGGCAGTTCCGCCAGGATCAGGTTCTTGAAGATGCTGCCGGCACACTTCATCTCGGGCGGGAACTTCCGATTGCGCACGGCCAGGATCTCGGCCGAGGTCTTCATTAGTTCGGCGGCGTCACCCGGCTGCATGCGCAGCTCCGCCGACAGGATCAGCCACGGCTCGCCCTGCAGACGGTTGCGCTTGAAGATGCTGCCGCGATACCGGAACTCGCAGCCGGCCTTGCCGGTCTCGCGAACGGCCTGGCCGTCGAAGTAGCGGACCCGCTCGACTACATCGGAGATCGACGCGCCGTAGGCTCCGGCATTGCCGTAGATGGCCGCCCCCACATTGCCGGGGATGCCGGTCATTGCCTGGATCCCCTTCAGCCCGCGGGCGGTGGTGTGGTCGACCAGATCCTGCAGCGCCGCTCCGGCCTGGACATGAACCTGGGTGCCATCCGAATCGATCACGCCGCCGCGGTAGCGCAGCACAATGCCGTCATACCCTTGGTCGGCCACCACCAGATTCGTACCGAGGCCGATAACCAGATGCGGCAACCCGCTCTCTTTCGCGAGGCGGAGTGCCTGCAGGAACGCCGCCTCGTCCTCGCTGTCGACAA encodes the following:
- a CDS encoding TolB-like translocation protein, with product MKLLLASLIALPLLAQSPRKQSSPLENLPKNIEVLTHFGERADFSPSNTSVAFMAKSFGDAFSIDLKTRQIRCLTCNVPGGAFLRVMHLSSGDYILIGAEKFTDIHTSRGRDNELWFLSKKPGSKPVKLGQKMSEGAALSKQSMLISFSETSGQNPALPRGASNLIVAEVDLSGPQPALKNQHVVHSSPDNSCTLEAQDFFDNDRKMTFTCYEPKGLGSVWTIDLATKQLVNHTKSIGSYNEVEGIFPGGTHTCVESDRQAVQMGSTKLFRDVDIWKLKLDGTGSSFERLTHFNDYEGWKSSNPVVSTDGRMMAFQVAKSSDEAGVGYGILLMHFKK
- the murB gene encoding UDP-N-acetylmuramate dehydrogenase, which gives rise to MLSVQEAHERLGLVPSLQISRNEPLARHTRFALGGPASLFVDSEDEAAFLQALRLAKESGLPHLVIGLGTNLVVADQGYDGIVLRYRGGVIDSDGTQVHVQAGAALQDLVDHTTARGLKGIQAMTGIPGNVGAAIYGNAGAYGASISDVVERVRYFDGQAVRETGKAGCEFRYRGSIFKRNRLQGEPWLILSAELRMQPGDAAELMKTSAEILAVRNRKFPPEMKCAGSIFKNLILAELPAASRAEVPAEVVKGGKVPSAWFLDQVGARGLFEGGIRVADYHANTIFNVGDGTAAEVRRLVAELKRRVHERYGIDLEEEVQYIGFDSTSQP